In Nilaparvata lugens isolate BPH chromosome 5, ASM1435652v1, whole genome shotgun sequence, the following proteins share a genomic window:
- the LOC111052529 gene encoding uncharacterized protein LOC111052529: MKEYPLTTVSYGVSSSPFLAIRTLRQLIEDEGQRFPAASEALRFSTYMDDIVTSVPSVEAAKQLQSELTELLIKGQFELRKWASNHPAILSNLPPEHCAIEAKDFTLESDKTTKILGFQWNPIGDYLFYRVKVPSKLATKRNILSTLAQIFDPLGYLTPFMLTIKSVIQYLWQSGCDWDDIASVEVVKKWEFICNQLPLLEKLNIPRCLNFELCENIQLHGFADSSERGYAGVVYLRASLKDGSMVCTILRSKAKVAPLKKITLPRLELCAVVLVARLYMKFKKCSQKL; encoded by the coding sequence atgaaagagtatCCTCTAACAACTGTGTCGTATGGTGTATCATCATCGCCATTTCTTGCTATTCGTACCTTGCGTCAGTTGATTGAAGATGAAGGACAAAGATTCCCTGCAGCCTCTGAAGCTTTACGGTTTTCTACTTACATGGATGATATAGTCACATCAGTCCCATCAGTGGAAGCAGCCAAGCAACTGCAGTCCGAGCTTACTGAATTGTTAATCAAAGGGCAATTTGAATTGCGAAAGTGGGCCAGCAATCATCCTGCCATTCTATCAAATCTCCCTCCTGAGCATTGTGCTATTGAAGCAAAAGATTTCACTTTGGAGTCTGACAAAACCACTAAAATTCTTGGCTTCCAGTGGAATCCAATTGGTGACTACCTCTTCTACAGGGTAAAGGTTCCATCCAAGCTAGCTACAAAACGAAACATTTTATCAACTTTAGCACAAATTTTTGATCCATTAGGATATTTGACACCTTTCATGCTTACCATCAAGAGTGTAATTCAATATCTATGGCAATCTGGATGTGACTGGGACGATATAGCATCCGTGGAGGTAGTGAAAAAATGGGAGTTTATTTGCAACCAATTACCCCTGTTGGAAAAACTGAATATTCCTCGTTGCTTGAACTTTGAGTTGTGTGAAAATATACAGCTGCATGGTTTTGCTGACAGCTCAGAACGCGGCTATGCTGGAGTGGTTTATTTGCGAGCCTCATTGAAGGATGGTAGCATGGTATGCACAATACTAAGATCTAAAGCCAAGGTAGCTCCATTGAAGAAAATCACACTGCCACGTCTGGAGCTTTGTGCGGTTGTCCTAGTAGCTAGATTATACATGAAGTTCAAGAAGTGctctcaaaaattataa